The following coding sequences are from one Ornithodoros turicata isolate Travis chromosome 1, ASM3712646v1, whole genome shotgun sequence window:
- the LOC135395311 gene encoding uncharacterized protein LOC135395311, whose translation MEAPGSGDPAPPRLDAVALKLPPYWPSDPALWFAHIESQFATRGVSCQLTKFHYVVSALSPAEAAEVRDIIMTPPASRPFDRLKEELVRRTTASEQRRLQQLITSEELGDRKPSQLLRRMQQLLGNHASSVDASIVRELFLQRLPSNVRMILSSSDSIPLDELAQLADKIMDNMSLSIATPALSAVVAQPEEQSELARLRADVAKLTELVISSLRIPRSRSPSPAPPRTRSSSFRRRRRSPRPSDPDSTLCWYHEKFGDRAHKCTPPCSFPGNRLANN comes from the coding sequence ATGGAAGCTCCCGGCTCTGGCGATCCCGCACCTCCACGCCTGGACGCAGTTGCCCTCAAGCTTCCCCCGTACTGGCCGTCCGATCCTGCTCTATGGTTCGCCCATATCGAGTCCCAGTTTGCCACCCGTGGGGTCAGCTGCCAACTGACGAAATTCCACTACGTGGTCTCAGCGCTTTCCCCAGCCGAAGCGGCTGAAGTTCGCGATATCATTATGACCCCACCCGCATCACGACCTTTTGACAGGCTGAAAGAAGAGCTCGTCCGGCGCACAACGGCTTCTGAGCAACGGCGGTTGCAACAACTCATCACCTCAGAAGAACTGGGCGACCGCAAGCCGTCCCAACTCTTGCGCCGGATGCAGCAACTTTTGGGGAACCACGCGTCATCGGTCGATGCTTCCATCGTGCGCGAGCTCTTCCTCCAGCGTCTTCCATCGAACGTTCGCATGATCCTGTCCAGCTCAGACAGTATCCCTCTCGACGAATTGGCGCAGCTAGCAGACAAGATTATGGACAACATGAGCCTTTCCATCGCCACTCCGGCGTTGTCCGCCGTGGTTGCGCAGCCCGAAGAGCAATCCGAACTGGCTAGACTTCGAGCAGACGTCGCCAAACTTACGGAACTCGTCATCTCTAGCCTTCGAATTCCTCGTTCCCGAAGCCCCAGTCCTGCACCCCCGCGCACTAGATCCTCATCGTTCCGTCGCCGGCGTCGCAGTCCGAGACCTAGCGATCCAGACAGTACCCTTTGTTGGTACCACGAGAAATTCGGCGACCGTGCTCACAAGTGCACCCCTCCCTGCTCTTTTCCGGGAAACCGTCTTGCCAACAACTGA